Proteins from a single region of Ammoniphilus oxalaticus:
- a CDS encoding AAA family ATPase, translating to MFLREIELLKDRIEDAHSYPFTIPTIQTLTSIVLAEPVSFFIGENGTGKSTLLEAIAYQCEFNTAGGGVNNTYEVNSTESSLGNYLRLSWLPKIKQGFFLRAESYFQFASHLDQLAEEDPTFQYHGYGGKSLHEQSHGESFLSLFLNRFGSRGIYLLDEPEAALSPARQLAFLRLIHQLVQTRKAQFIIATHSPILLGYPNAHIFSFDEQAIEKIEYEDTDHYRITKGFLNGRERYLQELFRADYDE from the coding sequence ATGTTTTTACGCGAAATTGAGTTATTAAAGGATAGAATTGAAGATGCTCATTCCTATCCCTTCACGATTCCAACCATCCAAACGTTAACTTCCATTGTGTTGGCGGAGCCTGTCTCGTTTTTCATCGGGGAAAATGGGACTGGAAAGTCGACTTTGCTTGAGGCGATCGCGTATCAATGCGAATTTAATACTGCTGGCGGCGGGGTCAATAATACCTATGAGGTTAATTCCACTGAATCTTCGCTAGGAAACTATCTCCGTCTTTCTTGGTTACCTAAGATAAAACAAGGTTTTTTCCTTAGGGCGGAAAGCTATTTTCAATTTGCTTCCCATCTAGATCAACTTGCGGAAGAAGACCCTACATTTCAATATCACGGTTACGGCGGAAAATCATTGCATGAACAGTCTCACGGAGAATCCTTTTTAAGTTTGTTTTTGAATCGATTTGGTTCACGAGGAATCTACCTATTAGATGAACCCGAAGCCGCGTTATCTCCTGCGAGACAACTCGCTTTCTTAAGATTAATTCATCAGCTTGTACAAACGAGGAAGGCGCAATTCATCATTGCCACCCATTCACCGATTCTACTTGGTTATCCGAACGCTCATATTTTTAGTTTCGACGAACAAGCGATTGAAAAGATTGAATACGAGGATACAGACCATTATCGGATTACAAAAGGTTTTCTAAATGGAAGGGAGCGGTACCTGCAGGAACTGTTTCGTGCCGATTATGATGAATAA